One stretch of Hemibagrus wyckioides isolate EC202008001 linkage group LG01, SWU_Hwy_1.0, whole genome shotgun sequence DNA includes these proteins:
- the LOC131352339 gene encoding protein S100-A1-like, with translation MHEMLERGDSESPQVSTAAFPFSIVIVENMASQLENAMETLIKVFHTYSSKEGDKYKLSKAELKSLLQGELSVFLAASKDPLVVEKIINDLDQNRDGEVDFHEFVILVAALTVACNDFFVECMKN, from the exons ATGCATGAGATGCTAGAAAGAGGAGACAGTGAATCTCCTCAGGTGTCAACTGCAGCCTTCCCTTTCTCG aTCGTCATTGTAGAAAACATGGCATCTCAGTTGGAAAATGCAATGGAGACCCTTATTAAAGTGTTCCACACATATTCGTCCAAGGAAGGGGACAAGTACAAACTGAGTAAAGCTGAGCTGAAGAGTCTTCTACAAGGAGAACTAAGTGTTTTCTTAGCT GCAAGCAAAGATCCACTGGTTGTGGAGAAGATAATAAATGATCTTGATCAGAACCGAGATGGAGAAGTGGACTTCCACGAATTTGTAATTCTGGTGGCAGCACTTACTGTGGCATGTAATGATTTCTTTGTTGAGTGTATGAAAAACTGA
- the mettl25b gene encoding protein RRNAD1 isoform X2 — protein MAESLARFITTTGSRPAAGKRDQEQSIAEISTQYHIITPPECAIASAAGQAAALPGGPDFFLAQIVDDSCVSYPSVWPLSLLALRATAHTLAFPRMPPAHRSKDTGKLDEFNSNSSQSSLLGHIFRKHVKPKKQHEIRKLGILVKRLCDQTQCSSVVDVGSGQGHLTRFLSFGLGMDVTGVEADPNLVSMASKFDGQLLSTLAKESRKTGITHTVLDPVLRHVVGWVNPRDTWESFLQQLGKREKNSESYPGTAGPCKKRQRVSMTSDKERELETELVCGSQHLCTEDCSLVDYVDENPATSVLQQTERENDDCVARSDTVTAEFRLQTDCEWISSMHPEVCSSGKESVCSDFILTGLHACGDLSATLLRHFANCPHVQGITSVACCYMKITTKENPTPPGVNLPCLSDNTNEVSQSEYGYPMSEWVRQLPGHELSYKAREGACHAIEDYLHRLRDESSLLKTHCYRAALESIIRAEKPQLRRAGIQTIKKAHTLTFAEYARLGLTRVGLPADLTFDPVSVEGLLEQQGRVVVYFSLALLLAPVVETLVLLDRMLFLQERGFQSQLIPLFDPALSPRNLVLVAVKPKKDGEEVIQ, from the exons GGAAAGAGAGATCAAGAACAGAGT ATTGCTGAAATTAGCACTCAGTATCACATTATCACTCCTCCTGAGTGTGCAATAGCCTCAGCGGCAGGCCAGGCTGCAGCTTTACCTGGTGGgcctgatttctttctagcccagattGTAGATGACAGCTGTGTCAG ctACCCTTCTGTATGGCCTTTATCTTTACTGGCACTGCGGGCCACTGCTCACACACTGGCATTTCCTCGGATGCCTCCAGCCCACCGGTCCAAGGACACAGGAAAGCTGGATGAATTTAACTCGAACAGCAGTCAAAGCTCTCTGCTTGGCCATATCTTCCGCAAACATGTGAAACCCAAGAAACAACATGAGATTCGTAAACTTGGCATA TTGGTTAAACGGCTGTGTGACCAGACTCAGTGTAGCAGCGTGGTTGATGTTGGGTCTGGGCAG GGCCATTTGACCCGTTTCCTGTCATTTGGACTTGGTATGGATGTTACTGGTGTTGAGGCTGATCCCAATCTAGTTTCTATGGCTTCTAAATTTGATGGACAGCTCCTGTCGACCCTGGCCAAAGAGAGTCGTAAG acAGGCATCACTCACACAGTGCTTGATCCTGTACTCCGGCATGTTGTTGGCTGGGTTAACCCCAGAGACACCTGGGAGTCTTTCCTTCAGCAGCTGGGGAAGAGGGAGAAGAACAGTGAGAGTTACCCAGGCACGGCAGGACCATGTAAAAAGAGACAGCGGGTATCGATGACATCAGACAAGGAACGTGAGCTTGAAACGGAGCTTGTTTGTGGAAGCCAGCACTTGTGCACAGAGGATTGCAGTTTGGTAGATTATGTTGATGAGAATCCTGCTACGTCTGTTCTTCAGCAGACTGAAAGGGAAAACGATGACTGTGTAGCTCGGTCGGACACTGTGACTGCCGAATTTCGCCTTCAAACTGATTGTGAATGGATTTCATCCATGCATCCTGAAGTCTGCTCTAGTGGTAAAGAATCAGTGTGTTCAGATTTCATACTGACTGGACTTCATGCTTGTGGTGACCTTAGTGCTACTCTCCTCCGCCATTTTGCTAACTGTCCCCATGTTCAAGGAATCACCTCTGTAGCCTGTTGCTATATGAAAATCACAACCAAGGAGAACCCTACACCACCTGGAGTCAACCTTCCCTGTTTGTCTGATAACACAAATGAAGTATCACAATCAGAATATGGCTACCCGATGAGCGAGTGGGTGAGGCAGTTGCCCGGACATGAGCTATCCTATAAGGCACGTGAGGGAGCATGCCATGCAATCGAGGACTATCTACATAGGTTGAGAGATGAGAGCTCGCTGCTGAAAACACACTGCTACCGAGCAGCCCTGGAGAGTATAATCAGAGCAGAGAAGCCTCAGCTACGCAGAGCAGGCATCCAGACCATTAAAAAGGCCCATACGCTAACTTTCGCAGA GTATGCCCGTCTGGGGCTCACCCGTGTTGGCTTGCCTGCTGACCTGACATTTGACCCTGTCAGTGTGGAAGGCCTGCTGGAGCAACAGGGCAGAGTGGTGGTATATTTCAGCCTGGCTTTGCTGCTGGCTCCAGTTGTGGAGACTCTGGTTCTTCTAGACAGAATGCTCTTTCTACAGGAGAGAG GTTTTCAAAGCCAGCTGATTCCACTGTTTGATCCAGCACTTTCGCCCCGAAATCTTGTGCTGGTGGCAGTGAAACCAAAAAAAGATGGAGAAGAGGTCATTCAGTAG
- the LOC131357574 gene encoding protein S100-A1, giving the protein MVSQLENAMDSLIKVFHTYSSKEGDKYKLSKAEMKSLLQGELSDFLAASKDPLVVEKIMSDLDENRDGEVDFQEFVVLVAALTVACNDFFVECMKN; this is encoded by the exons ATGGTTTCTCAGTTGGAAAATGCAATGGACAGCCTTATCAAAGTGTTCCACACTTATTCGTCCAAGGAAGGGGACAAATACAAACTGAGTAAAGCTGAAATGAAGAGTCTTCTACAGGGAGAGCTAAGTGACTTCTTGGCt GCCAGTAAAGATCCGCTGGTTGTGGAGAAGATAATGTCTGATCTGGATGAGAACCGAGATGGGGAAGTGGACTTCCAGGAATTTGTAGTTCTGGTGGCAGCACTTACTGTGGCATGTAATGATTTCTTTGTTGAGTGTATGAAAAACTGA